In one window of Dyella thiooxydans DNA:
- a CDS encoding DUF4124 domain-containing protein, producing MRKFLIVSAMLSVVVSTAAIAQQKGSAVQYRWHDAHGLLHYSDSLSADAMANGYDIVDSRGIVVRHVERQLTVEERAAAEKQAAIAAAKKQAEDEQRRNDDQMLAAYPNEPDLVSMQKDELNSIDQQISTTRKSLATQEQALADLLGRAGELERTKQPVPKYLSDRIATQRGVVGSQRALLERLQQSYVNTQLRQESQLSRYRALKKQIAGDDPGH from the coding sequence ATGCGCAAGTTCCTGATCGTTTCCGCCATGTTGTCGGTCGTCGTCAGCACCGCTGCCATCGCTCAGCAGAAGGGCAGTGCCGTGCAGTACCGCTGGCACGACGCGCATGGCCTGCTGCACTACAGCGACAGTCTTTCCGCCGACGCCATGGCCAATGGCTACGACATCGTCGACAGCCGCGGCATCGTCGTCCGCCACGTGGAGCGCCAGCTCACGGTGGAGGAGCGCGCCGCCGCCGAAAAGCAGGCCGCCATCGCCGCCGCCAAGAAGCAGGCCGAAGACGAACAGCGTCGCAACGACGATCAGATGCTTGCGGCCTATCCGAACGAGCCGGACCTGGTGAGCATGCAGAAGGACGAGCTCAATTCGATCGACCAGCAGATCTCGACCACCCGCAAGAGCCTGGCCACGCAGGAACAGGCGTTGGCCGACCTGCTCGGGCGCGCCGGCGAACTGGAGCGCACCAAGCAGCCCGTGCCCAAATACCTCAGCGACCGCATCGCCACCCAGCGCGGGGTGGTCGGCTCGCAGCGCGCCCTGCTCGAGCGCCTGCAGCAGTCGTACGTCAACACGCAGCTGCGGCAGGAGAGCCAGCTCAGCCGGTATCGTGCATTGAAGAAGCAGATCGCCGGCGACGACCCCGGCCACTGA
- the pyrE gene encoding orotate phosphoribosyltransferase, whose amino-acid sequence MHDYQRDFIDLTLQREVLRFGEFTLKSGRISPYFFNMGRIDSGAALAQLGRAYAATIQASGLSVDMLFGPAYKGIALAAATAIALAEQHGRDLPWAYNRKEAKDHGEGGSLVGAPLKGRVLIVDDVMTAGTAVRESLALIRAAGAEPAGVLIALDRQERGQGELSAAQEVTAEFGIPVIAITRLDDVLAYAGERPSLAAEHARLLAYRARYGVTG is encoded by the coding sequence GTGCACGATTACCAGCGCGACTTCATCGACCTGACTCTTCAACGCGAGGTGCTTCGCTTTGGCGAGTTCACCCTCAAGTCCGGACGGATCAGCCCGTACTTCTTCAACATGGGACGGATCGACTCCGGCGCCGCGCTGGCCCAGCTGGGTCGTGCCTATGCGGCGACCATCCAGGCGTCCGGCCTGTCGGTGGACATGCTGTTCGGCCCGGCCTACAAGGGCATCGCGCTGGCCGCGGCCACCGCCATCGCGCTGGCCGAGCAGCATGGCCGCGACCTGCCCTGGGCCTACAACCGCAAGGAGGCCAAGGACCATGGCGAGGGCGGCAGTCTGGTCGGTGCGCCACTGAAGGGCCGCGTGCTGATCGTCGACGACGTGATGACTGCCGGCACCGCCGTGCGCGAGTCGCTGGCGCTGATCCGCGCGGCCGGTGCCGAGCCGGCTGGCGTGCTGATCGCACTGGACCGGCAGGAGCGGGGCCAGGGCGAGCTGTCGGCGGCACAGGAAGTGACGGCGGAGTTCGGCATTCCGGTGATCGCGATCACCCGGCTGGACGATGTGCTGGCTTACGCCGGCGAGCGGCCCTCACTCGCAGCCGAGCACGCGCGGCTGCTCGCCTATCGCGCCCGCTACGGCGTGACCGGCTAG
- a CDS encoding exodeoxyribonuclease III: MRIISLNANGIRSAATKGVFPWLRAQEADVVCLQETKAQEDQLTDPMFRPDGHHCFYRDATSKKGYSGVAIYAKREPDAVLTELGWDEFDNEGRYIEARFGKLSVVSLYFPSGSSGEERQQFKFRAMDWIEPIFDGWLKSDRRYVICGDWNIVRGEKDIKNWKSNQKNSGCLPEERDWLNGLVERGWVDSYRTLRPEGEDYTWWSNRGRARENDVGWRIDYQIVSPALRARLRDCSIYREQRFSDHAPYTVDYAD, translated from the coding sequence ATGCGCATCATCAGCCTCAACGCCAACGGCATCCGTTCGGCGGCGACCAAGGGGGTGTTTCCCTGGCTTCGCGCCCAGGAGGCCGATGTGGTCTGCCTGCAGGAGACCAAGGCGCAGGAGGATCAGCTCACCGATCCGATGTTCCGACCCGACGGGCACCACTGCTTCTACCGCGACGCCACCAGCAAGAAGGGCTACAGCGGCGTGGCGATCTACGCCAAACGTGAACCGGATGCCGTGCTGACCGAGCTGGGGTGGGACGAGTTCGACAACGAGGGCCGCTACATCGAGGCGCGCTTCGGCAAGCTCTCGGTGGTGTCGCTGTATTTCCCGTCCGGTTCGTCCGGCGAGGAGCGCCAGCAGTTCAAGTTCCGCGCGATGGACTGGATCGAACCGATCTTCGACGGCTGGCTGAAGAGCGACCGCCGGTACGTGATCTGCGGCGACTGGAACATCGTGCGCGGCGAAAAGGACATCAAGAACTGGAAGTCCAACCAGAAGAACTCCGGCTGCCTGCCGGAGGAGCGCGACTGGCTCAATGGCCTGGTCGAGCGTGGCTGGGTGGACAGCTACCGCACGCTCCGGCCGGAGGGCGAGGACTACACCTGGTGGTCCAACCGCGGGCGCGCACGCGAGAACGACGTGGGTTGGCGCATCGACTACCAGATCGTCTCGCCCGCGCTGCGCGCCCGTCTGCGCGACTGTTCGATCTACCGCGAGCAGCGCTTCTCCGACCACGCGCCGTACACGGTTGACTATGCCGACTGA
- a CDS encoding AmpG family muropeptide MFS transporter codes for MPTEPAAAAAPRPSIWQAFTQPAAGTMAVFGFSSGLPFLLVAGTLAYWLKEHGVVLSEITMIASAGMTYALKFLWAPLLDHWRLPGFRKLGQRRGWLLFAQLAVAAGLLAMAWLTPARLPVFIAATLIVAFFGATQDIAIDAYRIEIAPIEAQGALVATYSLGYRIGLLTAGALALIAADHVHWPVIYAGMAACMLPPIAMTLAAREPEVLRQMPPRWLDAMQLGVIDPFVDFFRRYGFLLALLTLAFILLFKIPEQATIGGVMSPFYRDMGFTKTQIGAITKIYGVWIGIVGVFLGGAMVARWGAWRSLAVMIVLCGTSNLLYLLLMQHHGNLWMLTLVISGENLTLGMLGPPTVAFLSSLVNREHTATQYALLSSLVNLPGKVLGFFAGEIAMAVGYGGFFVITVLGIVPAVLLFALIRKRFRDGGYDVR; via the coding sequence ATGCCGACTGAGCCGGCGGCCGCCGCTGCGCCGCGGCCCTCGATCTGGCAGGCCTTCACCCAGCCGGCCGCCGGGACCATGGCGGTGTTCGGTTTTTCCTCCGGACTGCCGTTCCTGCTGGTGGCCGGTACCCTGGCGTACTGGCTGAAAGAGCATGGCGTGGTGCTGTCGGAGATCACCATGATCGCCAGCGCCGGCATGACCTACGCGCTGAAGTTCCTGTGGGCACCGCTGCTTGACCACTGGCGCCTGCCGGGTTTCCGCAAACTCGGCCAGCGCCGTGGCTGGCTGTTGTTCGCGCAGTTGGCGGTCGCTGCCGGCCTGCTGGCGATGGCCTGGCTGACGCCGGCGCGGCTGCCCGTGTTCATTGCTGCCACGCTGATCGTGGCGTTCTTCGGCGCCACCCAGGACATTGCGATCGACGCCTATCGCATCGAGATCGCGCCGATCGAGGCGCAGGGCGCGTTGGTGGCTACCTACTCGCTGGGTTATCGCATCGGCCTGCTCACTGCTGGCGCGCTGGCGCTGATCGCCGCCGACCACGTGCACTGGCCGGTGATCTACGCCGGCATGGCCGCCTGCATGCTGCCGCCGATCGCCATGACCCTGGCCGCACGCGAGCCGGAGGTATTGCGCCAAATGCCCCCGCGTTGGCTGGATGCGATGCAGCTGGGCGTGATCGATCCGTTCGTCGACTTCTTCCGCCGCTACGGATTCCTGCTGGCCCTGCTCACCCTGGCCTTCATCCTGCTGTTCAAGATCCCCGAGCAGGCCACCATCGGCGGCGTGATGAGCCCGTTCTACCGCGACATGGGCTTCACCAAGACGCAGATCGGCGCGATCACCAAGATCTACGGCGTGTGGATCGGCATCGTCGGCGTGTTCCTCGGCGGTGCCATGGTGGCGCGATGGGGTGCCTGGCGCTCGCTGGCGGTGATGATCGTGCTGTGCGGCACCAGCAACCTGCTCTACCTGCTGCTGATGCAGCATCACGGCAACCTGTGGATGCTCACCCTGGTGATCTCGGGCGAGAACCTTACCCTGGGCATGCTCGGTCCGCCCACGGTGGCATTCCTTTCCTCGCTGGTGAACCGCGAGCACACGGCCACGCAGTATGCGCTGCTCAGTTCGCTCGTGAACCTGCCGGGCAAGGTGCTGGGGTTCTTCGCCGGCGAGATCGCGATGGCGGTCGGTTATGGCGGGTTCTTCGTCATCACGGTACTGGGCATCGTGCCGGCGGTGCTTCTGTTCGCCCTGATCCGCAAACGCTTCCGGGATGGTGGCTACGACGTGCGCTGA